From Vicinamibacterales bacterium:
CGGGCAGGATAATGTCCGATGGCCGACGATGTTGTCTGGACGGATCGGATATCTCATCAGGAATGTAGCCACCTACGATTTCCCGCCAAATGACCAGCAGCGCGAAGTGCAAGACGTGCTCGAAACGCGGATGCGGGATACGCTGGTCGAGGTGCGTAGAGCGATCGAGAATGTCAGGTCGCTCAACGAAACCCTGGCAGGGCAAGGGGTCCCGCCGGTCTTGATTGGAACACCGCAACCGTAATGGAACGGTAAACAACCGAGGGGTGTGTCGATCCGTCGCACCCTTCTTTCATCACGATGACCAATGTAGGTAACGGTGGGAGCAAACCGCTCGGTCTAACGACGGCCACGGCGTTCGTTATTGCGGCGATGGTCGGCACTGGCGTTTTCACGACGCTCGGGTTTCAGGTTGCCGACATCCGGTCACCGTTCGCCATTATGATGCTGTGGCTCGTTGGTGGGGTGGTCGCACTATGTGGCGCGCTCAGCTACGGCGAGCTGGGAGCAGCACTACCACGCTCAGGCGGTGAGTATCACATCCTCCGTCGGGTCTACACGCCGGCGTTGGGGTTTTTGGCCGGGTGGGTCTCGGCGACAGTTGGGTTTGCCGGGCCGTCGGCTTTGGCTGCTATAGCCTTGGCGTCATACACCGACGCGTTCATTCCTGGCCTGCCTGCAAAACATCTAGCCGCTGGGGCGGTGCTTACTTTCACGCTGATCCACGCGTCGAGCCTCCGGGTTGGCGCCCTGTTCCAAAACGTGCTGACCGGTCTGAAGGTGTGTCTCATCTTGGGATTTATCGTCGCTGCCTTCACTGTCGACCGCGCGCAGGAATTGTCGCTAGTGCCGCAGGTAGGAGTCCTCGGCGTCATGACCGGACCAGCCTTTGCGGTAGCGCTGATCTTCGTTTCCTACGCCTACACGGGTTGGAACGCGGCGATTTACGTCATCGATGAGATTGACCAACCAAGCCGCACGCTGCCGCGAGCGTTGCTTCTTGGCACTGGCGTGGTCACCGTACTCTACGTGCTGCTCAACTACGTGTTTCTCCGGACTGTTGCGATGGACCAACTGGCTGGTCAGATCGAAGTCGGTTTCTTGGCGGGCGTGCAGATCTTCGGCGAGGCCGGCGGGCAGATCACGGCCGCCATCATCGCAGGTCTACTAGCTTCGACTGTGAGTGCCTATGTTTTCCTGGGGCCAAGAATCTTAATGGTAATGGGCGAAGACATTCCGGCGTTGGCGTGGCTGTCGGTGAAGAGTAGGCGCGGCTTGCCTGTGAACGCCTTCATTTTTCAGACAGTCCTAGCTCTCACGTTTATCTATACATCCACGTTTCCTCAAGTGCTTCTCTACGCGTCGATCTTGCTGACCATGATCTCAACTTTGGCTGTCGCTGGTGTGTACGTTCTCCGGTCAACCGAGCCTAACCTGGTGCGGCCATACCGAACTTGGGGCTACCCGGTCACGCCTGCCATCTACCTAGCAGTTAACGTCTGGGCACTAACGTTCGTGCTGATGAATGAGACGTTCGCCTCACTCGTCGGTCTTGGTATCCTTGGCGTCGGCCTTGTGCTGTATGCGGTTATGCAGCGTTTGATTTTTTCACGTGTTCCTTTAGACTAACCAGGATGTCTCTGTTTCGCCGACGAATGGCTCGGTGTTGTGTTTTTACCCTCTTGGTCCAGATGACCGTGCTGCTGACGGCTGTGCTGGCGTGCTGCCAAGACAACTGTCTGATGCACCATGGCTCTCAAGCGACCGAACACCACAGTAGTGACCTGCGGAGTGGTGCGCATTGCGCAATGCAAGATATGGACTCGGCAGGAAGTGCTGACCTAGCCGACTTAGGTTTTCGTTGCGCCTGCAGTGATGATCAGGCGATTGATCTGTTACTAGGTGCGTCTGGCATCCTCGTATCCAAGCAATTGATTCACAACGTTAATAGCGTCCACGGCCGTTTGGCTTTATTCCTGCCTTTGCCTATCGAAATACCTGGAGACCTTTCTCCTCACCCCCCTCGCCTATAACTGGCTTAGCCTCGATTCACTCAAAGTTTCCCTTGGAAACACAACAGCGAGCGCTCATCTAGCATCCGCAGTTGGTGTATTTCGGTTTGGGGAACTGCGAGTTTGGAGTTACGACTTTTTAATTTTTTTGGAGGTGTATTTTGAAACGAAAAACCAGATGGATTCTTGGCGTCGGAATTACCGTGTTTCTTTTTGGGCCTACTCTTGCTGCCCACTTGGCCGTCACCAAGACTGAGCCGGAAGCTAACACCACCGTAGAGTCGCCATCACTCGTGCAAATTTGGTTCACGCAGAAACCAGAACTGGTGGTGAGCACACTAAACTTGAAACAGGGCGACTTAGACGTCTCGATTAGTGACGTTGAGGCTGGTAGGGATAACTCACTTGTCGCTAGGGTGGACGATGTTCTGCCGTCGGGCAATTACATCGTAGAGTGGAAGACCGCCGGCGATGATGGCCATGTTCTAAGAGGCGAATTTTCCTTCAGTGTGTCAAATGTTGTTGCTCAACGGTAACTGACTGGGATGAGTTATAGAACCGCAAGGTTTGATTCAAGATGACACCTGAGACTGCCGTTACTGCCCTGTCAGGAGCCACGCGTTGGATGGCCTATGTAGGCGGCGTCCTTGCGGTTGGGGCATGCGGTTTTCGGTTCGCCGTGCTAACTGCTGTGCGCCGTTGCGAGGGGTCTGGTCAGTTCCACCGACGGGCCAGTCAAATAGGCCTCGGCGGCGCCATGCTGTTCTTTGTTGCCTCGCTCAGTCGGATTTATGTCCAGACCTACGTGTTCTTCGGTTCTGAACAAACCATCACAGTCGACTTATTACGAACGGTTGTTTTCCAAACCCGTTGGGGCAGCGGATGGATGTGGCAGTTTGCTGCCTCGGCGGCGTGTGTGGTCGCGTATTTGGCAATCCTTAGGTCGCCTCGACTTGGCTGGCCAGCGGCAATTCTCACAGGATTGGCGATATGCGCGACGAGTCCGCTGACCGGTCACGCGATGAGCCACGTCGTCCCTTGGCAGGCGGTGTCGTTGCAAGCATTGCATTTGGCCGGTTCAGGTCTTTGGCTTGGGACGCTAGTCATCGTTTTCTCCGTCATTGTCTGGCCACCAACTGATGGTGAGGCTCGTCCGCTAATTCAAGAGCCAACTGTCGTGGTGAATGCATTCTCTCGGGTGGCGCTTGCTGGTTGTGGTCTTTTAGTTGTTACCGGTTGTTTGACGACCTGGCTCTACATTGATGAAATGACCGTGCTGTGGACCACTGCTTACGGTCAGACTCTTCTAACCAAATTAGGACTGTTTCTAGCCGTTGCGTCCTTGGGGGCGTACAATTGGCGACGACTCAAGCCCCATCTAGGTAGTCCCAGTAAGACAGCGTCACTTCTTCGATCCGTAGCCGCAGAATTGGTGCTGGCTGGCATAGTCCTAGCGGTGACGGCGTTCTTAGTGGGGTTACCATTACTCGCGCAATGAGGATCGCTATCGTGTCCGCGCCAGACTGTTTACACTAGAGAGTTTGTGATTTCCGATTGATTTGCCAAAGGAGCGTTATGGCTGCGTATACCTGTCCGAAGTGTGGGATGAGCGTGGGGACGATGACCTGTGGAAAGTGCGGGAAAGAGTTAGTGCACGATACGTTGATTTTAGATGGGAAGGCCGTGCACATTTCGAAGTGCCCTGATGATCACGGCAAGATTAAGTCGCCGATGTGTTGCGGCGAAGATATGACTTGCGCCGTGTAACTGCGGGCATTTAATAGCAGGAAAAAGGAGGCAGAGACATTAATTTCTGCCTCCTTTTTTTCTAGTCACTCAATGTGCGGGATAGGTAGCTCTTCAGACGCTGCCATGCATTGAGGGCGGGTTCTGTGCGTGTATCAGGTTCTTGGTCTACAAACAGCCAGAACCCGTGGTTCACCTCGTCGTAGATGTGGACATCATTCTCAATATTGGCCGTCCGTAATGCCTCGACGAACTGTTCGACATCTTGGGGCGGAATCCCTGCATCCTCCGCAGCGAATGTACCATAGACCTCATGCGTGATCCGCTGCAGTATCTCTGGATCCTGCACGAGTTGCCCATAAAACATTGCTGTGCCTTCGTGCATGTCACCGTCAAGACCATAGCTCAGCGCGATCCCGCCGCCAAAACACCAACCCATTACCGCGACCTTACCGCTCGTGTCGACTCGGTCGCGTAGATAGGCGGCCGAGACGTTCAGGTTGGTGACCACCTGATCCATGTTTGCCCGAGCCTCTCGGGTCAAGGCACGATTTTCGTCAGGGTTACTTCCTGTTCGACCCTGAAAGAGATCGGCCGCAAGTGCGACATAGCCTTCTGCTGCGAGTGCATCAGCCACTTGACGCACCCGGTCTTTTAGGCCGTCCCACTCATGCACCAAGATAATCGCAGGGTGTGGTCCGTCACCATCGGGTAGCGCAAGATAACCTGTGGTTGCGGTATCTCCAGGTAGGTAATGGAGCGCCTGACCCTGTGGGGGCGGTGCGGTACCGAGTAAGGCGGCCGGCAACTCGTCGTCGGTCGTTGGCTCATGCACAATGCGCAGTTCTGCTGAAGGCGCCGGCGTTTCCTCGGTGGCCTCATCAGCCGGGGCTTCACCATCTGCGCAGGCGCCGGCGAGACTGAAACTACTAGCCAGCAGCGCTGACAAAAAGCCGCGCATCCAAAAAGACATTGTGGTTGACATGATTTATCTCCTTCAAAATCACTCAGGCTTGCAGTTATCTTGGTAAGCCCTGATCAATCTATCACGCTGCAACACTCCAGAGTGACACTCACTGCAAATGCGTTGTCCTCTCGTTCATCGAGCGTGCTCGCATCGAGGGAATCTATGTCGACCAGCCAATTTTTGCCACCTGTGGCATGATTGACTGGATCACCTGTTCTTGGAATGTCTTACTAAAGATATCCGCTTGGCGAAACTTCTTAACGAATCTGTCGTGTCGGAGCCTAAAGACCTGTTGCCCGAGGTCGGAATTGATGACCTCGAAGAACCCTTGCGTGCAGGGGCAGCCCGCGCGGGTTGGACGACTCTCATGCCAGTGCAGGCGATGGCGATTCCGTATCTGCTGGCCCGCCGGGACATGCTGATTCAAGCTCGGACTGGCAGCGGCAAGACCGGTGCGTTTTTACTGCCGATGCTAAAACGCCTGGATCGATCGCATCCTCACTGCCAAGCTCTCGTGCTTGTGCCGACCCGCGAACTCGCGAGACAGGTGTGGCATGAGGCCGAGACGCTCTGCGGGGATGCTGGTCTGCGCCACGTTCCAGTCTACGGTGGTGTTGGTTACGGCCCGCAGGTTGACGCGCTACGCGACGGGGCGCACATCATCGTAGGCACACCGGGTCGCGTGCTTGACCATTTACTCAAACGGACGATGTCGTTCAAGCACCTCAAGATGGTCATCTTTGATGAGGCCGACAGGATGTTGTCGATGGGCTTCTATCCGGACATGAAGGAAATGCAACGGCACTTTCCGGAGCGTCGACTGCACAGCTGTATGTTCTCAGCGACCTTTCCAGACTTTGTCATGCGCACTGCTCGGGAGTTCCTTCACGAGCCCGAGTTCCTATCCCTCAGCCGCGACCACGTCCATGTGACTGATACCGAGCACGTGTACTACATTGTGCCCGGGATGGATAAGGACCGCAGTCTAATGCGTATTATCGAACTGGAAAATCCGACGTCAGCCATCATTTTCTCGAACACGAAGTCGATGGTGCACTACGTGTCCAATCTGCTGAAGAACTTTGGTTACGACGCTGACGAATTGAGCGCGGATTTATCCCAGGCTGAGCGCGAACGCGTGCTAAAGCGTGTGCGACAGGGATCGCTTCGGTTTCTCGTGGCAACCGACGTAGCCGCACGTGGGCTCGACATTCCCGACTTGTCGCACGTCATTCAGTATGAGCCACCAGCCGACATCGAAGGTTACATTCATCGTGCGGGCCGGACCGGTCGGGCCGGTGCGACCGGCATCGCCATGTCGCTTGTCACAGAATTAGAGTGGTTCACGCTGAATAAGATTGCAAAGGCCTTTGGTATTGAGATGCAGGAACGCCCCTTGCCAACGCCGTCGGATGTAGAAACGTTGGTGGCGGAACGTGTCACCGTCCTACTCGAGGCAAGACTCCGAGACCGGGATGCGCTGAAACGTGAGCGGAGCCAGCGATTTATTGCGCTTGCCCGGCAACTGGCTGAGAACGAAGACGAGTCTGCGCTCATTGCCATGTTGCTTGATGACTACTACCAACAGAGCCTTCATGCGCCACTTCACCGACCAACTGAACCGCCGCTACCCAAGAAAAAGGTCGGCACCCCCCGACCGCGACGGCGTTCTTCGGGACGCTCACCGCGTCGATGAGGCCACGAGGTATGACCAACCCTCCACCTATCAGTTTCATGGCGCCCTGGCGGCGTCGCGTCCATGAAATTGTGTTCGAGGCCGACACAGCTGCCGGCAAGCTGTTTGACGTCTTGTTGATTACGGCGATCGTTATCAGCGTGACAGCGGTGATGCTCGATAGCGTCACCTCGATTCACAACCGCTATGGCCAAGAGTTACTCCTGTTGGAGTGGGTCTTCACCATCCTTTTTACGGTCGAGTATGTCGTTCGGCTAATCAGCGTACAAAACGCGCGACGTTATGTGACTAGTTTCTTCGGCGTGGTGGATCTATTGGCCATTTTACCCACCTACCTTAGCGTTCTTATGCCAGGCAGCCAGTCGTTGCTCGTGATTCGTGCACTGCGTCTATTGAGGGTCTTCCGTGTATTAAAGCTTGCTAGTTACGTGAAAGAGGGCGATTTCTTGATGGCAGCCTTACGGGCAAGCCGCGCGAAGATCACCGTATTTGTGAGTTCCCTGCTGTCAATCGCGGTCGTTGTTGGCTCCGTGGTGTATCTCATCGAAGGCGAGGCGAGCGGTTTTACAAGCATTCCGCGAGCCATGTACTGGGCAATTGTCACGATGACGACTGTTGGATACGGCGACATTGCGCCGGCGACCACGTTGGGCCAGGTTGCGGCTGCAGGGTTGATGATCCTAGGTTACGCCATTATCGCCGTGCCGACTGGTATCGTCTCGGTTGAATTGGCTAAGTTAAATCCAATTTCGAAGGTGTCGACACAGGCCTGTCTCGTGTGCTCTCGAGAAGGCCATGATCACGATGCCTCTTACTGTAAGTACTGTGGCTCAGCACTATATGCTGACGGCGAGTCGGGGAGTTCTTGATCGCGCACCCTCGACTATTGAGAACTACAGTCGGATTGCGAACACTGGTGGGCAGCCTTTGCTAATTGGTCCGTAGCAAAAGCGACCAACAGGTTGCATCGGTCGACTGCCTCACGTAGGCTTTCAGTTAGACGTTGGTTATCTAGCGTCGCTTTTGCTGCAGAATATCCCCAAAGCTTATGAACCGCACATTGTTACAGAAAGTCTGGGACGCACACCGAGTGCGCCATCTTCCAACTGGTCAGACCCAGATGTTCATTGGTCTTCATCTTGTGCATGAGGTGACAAGCCCACAAGCCTTTGACATGCTGCGCGGCCGCGGATGGAAGGTAGAATTTCCCGAACGGACGTTTGCCACTGTTGACCACATCGTGCCAACCCGTGACCAGACTCGGCCATTCGCCGACGTGCTTGCTGAAGAGATGTTGTCGGCACTCGAGCAAAACGCGAAGGAGTTCGGGGTACCGCTTTGGGATCTATCGAGCCCAAGACAGGGCATTGTCCACGTGATTGCTCCAGAACTCGGACTGACGCAACCGGGCATGACAATTGCGTGCGGTGATAGTCACACGTCCACGCATGGGGCGTTTGGTGCTGTAGCGTTCGGCATCGGCACGTCGCAAGTCCGCGACGTTCTGGCATCACAGTGTCTAGCTATCGACCCCTTAAAGGTGCGCCGGATTGATGTGACGGGTTCTCTTGGCCACGGCGTCTATGCAAAAGATGTAATTCTCGAGATTATCCGTAGGCTTGGCGTAAAAGGTGGAGTTGGCTACGCCTACGAGTATGGTGGTGAAGTTCTCGATGGTATGACGATGGACGAGCGAATGACCGTGTGCAACATGTCGGTTGAGGGTGGCGCGCGCGTTGGTTACGTTAACCCCGACACCACGACGTTCGCCTATCTCGATGGTCTACCGTTCACGCCATCCGGTGAATCATTTGAAACGGCTAAAACTTGGTGGGGGTCAATGGCCTCAGACACTGATGCCAACTACGATGATCGCGTCCAGATTGATGGCACTGCCCTAGCGCCGGTCGTCACTTGGGGAATCAACCCGGGTCAGTCGGTCCAGGTCGGTGAGACAATCCCAGCGCCAACAGATGTTGGAGCAAAGGATCGGCCAGCGGTTACTGAAGCTCTGGAATTTATGGGACTTGATAGTGGCGCACCGATCGCCGGCACCAAGATTGACGTAGCGTTTATTGGCTCATGTACGAATTCCCGGCTGACAGATTTGCGCGAAGCCGCTCAAGTTATCGCCAAAAAACGAGTTTCACCCCACGTCACTGGTTTGGTCGTGCCCGGGTCGCAGGCAGTTCGTGTGGCTGCTGAGCAGGAGGGTCTCGATGAGATTTTCCGTGACGCTGGCTTCGAATGGCGCGGTGCGGGTTGTTCGATGTGCCTAGCGATGAACCCCGACAAGCTTGAGGGCCGTCAGGTGTGCGCGTCGTCGTCCAATCGCAACTTTAAGGGTCGCCAAGGAAGTCCCACTGGCCGGACTCTCCTCATGAGCCCCGCAATGGTTGCCGCTGCGGCAATCGCTGGTGAGATAACGGACGTACGTGCACTCATGCCAGTCAAAGAGGGTGCGTGATGGGTGGTCAGAGCCACGCCGTGCCGAAGATTGAGCGTATTACCGGCACCGCGGTTCCGATGCGCGGCCAGGACATCGACACCGACCGGATTATTCCGGCCCGCTTTCTTCGGTCGGTGCGGTTCGAAGGGCTTGAGGCGCACGTATTTGAGGATGACCGAAAAGCGCTTATCGAAGCGGGTGCGCGGCATATCTTTGACCAGGCCCAGTATCAGGATGCGTCGATTTTGTTGACCAACGCGAATTTTGGCTGTGGTTCTTCGCGTGAGCACGCGCCTCAGGCACTGAAACGCTGGGGCATCGAAGCTTGTGTCGGCGAATCGTTCTCGGAGATTTTTCTAGCGAATTCAACGGCTTTAGGACTTCCGTGCGCGACAGCGACGCCCGAGATAATCGAAGGACTAATGCACTCAGTGGAGGAGCAACCTTGCCTGCCGATGGTTTTCGACCTCCACGCTCTAAGTATCCAAACCGGCGGTCAAACGGTTGAAGTGTCGATGGCGCCTGCCCCGCGCGAAGCGCTTCTATCCGGGACCTGGGATGCGACCGGTCTTTTGCTTAGTCAGTTTGGCGAAGTTCGAGCCGTTGCGGAAAAGCTACCTTACGTCACTGGTTTTTGAGTCCGTTGCAAATCCGTCCTTTTCGTTGTTTTAATCCAGTTTGCGTGCCGCTTGCTTCGCGGAATCAAGAAAGGCAGCTGCAGCGCGTGAGAACTCGCCAGACCGCCGGTAGACCAGTCGCACCTGACGCGGTAGGCGAAGCTGTGAAACCTTGACAACGGCAACTTGCTGACGAGAGATTTCTGTGAGAGCGCACCGGCGTGGCAGTAAGGCGACACCAAGCCCCATTTCCACCGCGCGCTTAATGCCATCGAGACTCGGGAATGACATCTGTATGTTTATTGGCGCATGACGCTGCTCGGACAGCCGCAGCACGCGCTCCCGTGCGGGGGACGGATCATTGTGTGCGATCACGGTCTGTCGTCCGAACTCCTCCATAGAAATTTCTTTCCTGGCAGCCAAGGGATGGTCTGGGCTGGTGAGTAAGACGAGTTCGTCGGCTCCAATTGCCACTGAATTCAAGCCGCGCTCGGCTGGATCAAACGTGAGTACACCAAAATCCAGTGCTCCGTTAATCACCTCGTTTGCAACTTGTCGCGCGGGGATACGCCGTACTTCTACCTGGGCGTCCGGATGTGCGTTACGGAAGTGGCTTACGATGGGTAGTAATACATGCACTGCAGCCTCGTTAGCGCCGATCGTCACGCGCCCACGCCGGAAATCTTGTAACTCGCGGACCGCGTTTTCTGCTTCGTCGCGTAATTCAGTCAGGCGCCGTGCATAATCGAGCAGGATACGCCCTGCCTCGGTCAGTCGCCCGCCTTTCGAGGTGCGGTCAAAAAGTCGTTCGTCTAGTTCCTCCTCGAGGCGCCTTACTGCCTGACTGACAGCCGGCTGGGTTCGGTGCAGCTTCGCGGCAGCACGTGAGAAACTACGCTCTGAAGCAACAGTTAGAAACGTTTGCAGCTCAGCAAGATTCATGGGCAGATTTCAGGCTCGAATATATAATATCTATTTATTAAATAGTAATAATTATAATCTTGACGAAGGTTCGATTTGGGGCGTACAAGGACACTTGAGGGGTTACCTTTCATGACGACTGAACGGTTGCAGATTTTTGACACGTCGCTGCGTGACGGTGAGCAGGCGCCGGGATTCTCTCTGCGAATTGATGAAAAGCTCAGGTTGGCCAGGCAGCTTGACGCGTTGGGCGTCGATATCATTGAGGCTGGTTTTCCGATCGCGTCGAAGGACGATGCCGAGTCCGTGCGTCGAGTAGCGAAGGAGGTCAGGCGACCAGTAATTGCGAGTCTGGCGCGCTCCCGGCGCGCTGATATCGAATGTGCCGGTGAAGCCGTTGAAGGTGCTGAGCGCAGTCGAATTCACACGTTCCTCGCCACCTCCGACCTCCACCTTGAGCACAAGCTTCACATGTCACGCGAACAGTGTCAGGAAGCTGCGGTCGATGGTGTGAAGCTGGCTCGACAGTACACCGACAATGTTCAGTTTTCAGCCGAGGACGCATTGCGCACGGACATCGACTTTCTCTGCCAGGTCGTCGAAGCGACGATTTCGGCTGGTGCGACAACAATCAATTTGCCCGACACGGTTGGCTACTCGACACCGGATGAAATTTTTGATTTCTTTACAACCATTATCACGCGTGTCCCGAACTCCGATAAGGCTGTTTTCAGTGCGCATTGCCACGACGACCTTGGCCTCGCCGTTGCGAATACTTTGGCGGCGTTACGGGCAGGTGTAAGGCAAGTTGAATGCACGATTAATGGGATTGGTGAGCGCGCCGGCAATGCGTCGCTTGAGGAGATTGTAATGGCAACTCGGGTGCGGGCAGACCGTCTACCGTTCGCGACCGGAATCAACACGGAGGCCATTTATGAAACCAGTCAATTGCTCTCAGCGTTGACTGGTGAGGCGGTACAGGCCAATAAGGCGATCGTTGGACGTAACGCGTTCGCTCACGAGGCTGGTATCCACCAAGACGGTATGCTAAAGGATCGACGCACTTACGAGATTATGAAGCCTGAAGATGTTGGGGTTTCGCAGACTACACTCGTGCTTGGTAAGCATTCGGGACGGCATGCCGTGCAGAATCGCTGCGTGGAACTCGGCTACGAACTTAGCCGGTACGAGCTTGATCAGATTTATCAACGCATGATCCGTCTAGCCGATGCCCAGAAGACCGTTGGTGATGAGGACTTGGTTGCGATGATCGAGACAGTGCATATGGAGGAGACTGAATCAGAATCAACAGCAGCCGGTGCCAAGTCGGCATAAGGGACTCGGGTCGGCAAGAGGTATCGCCTAGTTCATCCAACGCAACATCAAATCTGCATTGACGGGAACGTTCATCTGCCTATAGGTCTGGCCGATTCCGTCGTGTCTTGGTCGGAGAAGAATGGGGAGTTCGATGAAGGTTGCCACAATTGCTCTATTGCCGGGAGACGGGATCGGCCCGGAGGTGACTGCTGCTGCCAGTAGCGTCCTGAAAGCCGTGGAGGATCGTTTCGGTCACGCTTTTGACCTTCGAACCTATGCGGTGGGTGGTGCGGCGCTGGATGCAGGCTACCCCCCATTGCCAACCGAGACGCTTGAGGGTTGTCTCGGAGCCGACGGAATCTTCCTCGGCGCGGTTGGCCATCCCAAGTTTGACGACAAGGCGCCAGAAGAGCGCCCTGAAGCGGCAATTTTAAAGCTCCGCCGTGAGCTGGAGGCATTCGCAAACCTTCGGCCTGCGCGGGTCTGGCCGGGCCTAGAAAATGGAGGCTCACTTAAGCCTGAGGTCGTGAAAGGCGTCGATATCTTAGTTGTCCGTGAGTTAACTGGTGGTTTGTACTACGGCCTGCCTCGTGGCGTTGCTGAAGACGGTCAGTCAGCCTTCAACACCATGCGCTATTCGGTTGAGGAAATCGAACGGATCGCCACCGTCGCGTTTGAAAGTGCACGCCTCCGCGGGAAACGGGTCACCTCTGTAGACAAAGCCAACGTCCTCGAAACCTCAAGACTCTGGCGGAAGGTTGTGACGGACGCCGGTAAGCGGTACCCGGATATTGAACTAAGCCATGAGTATGTTGATGCATGCGCCCTGCTAATTGCGTCAAAACCTGATCGTTACGATGTCATCCTTACGGAGAATCTGTTCGGCGATATTTTGTCGGATGAATCCGGTGCCATTGTGGGTTCGTTAGGCCTGTTGCCATCGGCGAGTGTCGGCGGAAAAGTCGGCCTCTTTGAGCCGGTTCACGGGTCGGCACCAGACATCGCGAACGAGAACAAGGCAAATCCGATTGGTGCAATTGGCTCAGTGGCGATGCTCTTGCGGCATTCACTGAAGCTAGACGTTGAGGCGACGGCTGTGGAGCAAGCGATCGGTGATACCCTTGCGGCCGGTTATCGTACGGTCGACTTGGTCCCGATGGACAATAAGCCACCGGTCGGCTCAAAGGCGATGACTACCGCCATCATCGAACAATTCCACGCTGCAGCATAAGGTCACAGACTAGAAACCGGTTGCTGCGGTATCCTTAGGAACGGGCTGTGTTCTAGGCGCAGTGCCATGACAGGTGAGGTGGCCGAGAGGCTGAAGGCGGCGGTTTGCTAAACCGTTGTAGGGGCTTAAACCTCTACCCAGGGTTCGAATCCCTGCCTCACCGCCAGTTCTGTATTGGTCGCCCTACGTGTGACGCGGGTGTGCCAAGAGCGTCAAAGGAGCGATCTTTCTCTCATGTTCTGGCGAAGAACACGTGAGGATTGTGTAGTAGAACCTTCGGGGACCCTCTCGAAGGGGGCAGGAGGCACTTGAATCGACCACCGAAGGCCTTCTCGAGGGACTTAGACCATCGAAGGGGCGCGAGGTGGTGCTTGAGAACTGCGTTCTCTGTCACTCGACAGCGA
This genomic window contains:
- a CDS encoding 3-isopropylmalate dehydratase small subunit; its protein translation is MGGQSHAVPKIERITGTAVPMRGQDIDTDRIIPARFLRSVRFEGLEAHVFEDDRKALIEAGARHIFDQAQYQDASILLTNANFGCGSSREHAPQALKRWGIEACVGESFSEIFLANSTALGLPCATATPEIIEGLMHSVEEQPCLPMVFDLHALSIQTGGQTVEVSMAPAPREALLSGTWDATGLLLSQFGEVRAVAEKLPYVTGF
- a CDS encoding LysR family transcriptional regulator — translated: MNLAELQTFLTVASERSFSRAAAKLHRTQPAVSQAVRRLEEELDERLFDRTSKGGRLTEAGRILLDYARRLTELRDEAENAVRELQDFRRGRVTIGANEAAVHVLLPIVSHFRNAHPDAQVEVRRIPARQVANEVINGALDFGVLTFDPAERGLNSVAIGADELVLLTSPDHPLAARKEISMEEFGRQTVIAHNDPSPARERVLRLSEQRHAPINIQMSFPSLDGIKRAVEMGLGVALLPRRCALTEISRQQVAVVKVSQLRLPRQVRLVYRRSGEFSRAAAAFLDSAKQAARKLD
- a CDS encoding 2-isopropylmalate synthase, which gives rise to MTTERLQIFDTSLRDGEQAPGFSLRIDEKLRLARQLDALGVDIIEAGFPIASKDDAESVRRVAKEVRRPVIASLARSRRADIECAGEAVEGAERSRIHTFLATSDLHLEHKLHMSREQCQEAAVDGVKLARQYTDNVQFSAEDALRTDIDFLCQVVEATISAGATTINLPDTVGYSTPDEIFDFFTTIITRVPNSDKAVFSAHCHDDLGLAVANTLAALRAGVRQVECTINGIGERAGNASLEEIVMATRVRADRLPFATGINTEAIYETSQLLSALTGEAVQANKAIVGRNAFAHEAGIHQDGMLKDRRTYEIMKPEDVGVSQTTLVLGKHSGRHAVQNRCVELGYELSRYELDQIYQRMIRLADAQKTVGDEDLVAMIETVHMEETESESTAAGAKSA
- the leuB gene encoding 3-isopropylmalate dehydrogenase codes for the protein MKVATIALLPGDGIGPEVTAAASSVLKAVEDRFGHAFDLRTYAVGGAALDAGYPPLPTETLEGCLGADGIFLGAVGHPKFDDKAPEERPEAAILKLRRELEAFANLRPARVWPGLENGGSLKPEVVKGVDILVVRELTGGLYYGLPRGVAEDGQSAFNTMRYSVEEIERIATVAFESARLRGKRVTSVDKANVLETSRLWRKVVTDAGKRYPDIELSHEYVDACALLIASKPDRYDVILTENLFGDILSDESGAIVGSLGLLPSASVGGKVGLFEPVHGSAPDIANENKANPIGAIGSVAMLLRHSLKLDVEATAVEQAIGDTLAAGYRTVDLVPMDNKPPVGSKAMTTAIIEQFHAAA